In Lacrimispora indolis DSM 755, a genomic segment contains:
- a CDS encoding methyl-accepting chemotaxis protein, which translates to MKNMKKLKFSNLKLAAKTSITTGMILAASLTLLIAISAVQAGIAVSKAINGEFSGISAQNGLMVQAVINDASGTARNLQDYLNRAYNDREAMGDWKSTDRKSKLYNAQLKEINYAIENYILNSAWSTVGNNPDIYGIGAFFEPGKFDPAVKDYSLYVDKTAAENKTAVSLGAYSEYSSQDYYRVARETKASYITDPYTYEGVMMSTITYPIMKGDEVIGVILADINVSNFSKIKTSDAKYPTMYVNIYTEGNTVAFDSKSSDNIGKNLAEMIPASEYEKIKALQQEKTDFHIDTKRSDGTIETRHYYPITCGSQTWWASSSLERKDLTKDVTEIIALMILLAVLALIFINVVVMTFLKKTLRPIDGVVSSAASIASGDLDIQMEVKSGDEIGILSKTFMDMAENLNFIIQDISDVLGEMSRGNFKAMTKSDERYTGAYRYILDAMRNIRLTLSGTLSDIDQASGQVSIGASQVSDASQSLSQGAAEQASSIEELSSAITEVTERVKENAANALEANTLSMEACEGMLTSDQKMKDMILAMNEIADTSGEISKIIKTIDDIAFQTNILALNAAVEAARAGSAGKGFAVVADEVRNLAGKSAEAAQNTTVLIENAISAIGKGTKIAGETAEALRLVVEKSNISSVRVAEIAEASAAQSDALTQITTGIDQISAVVQTTSATSEESAATSEELSAQAFHLKALVGKFQLMDMPSAASQPPAAYEAPVQEEADHKY; encoded by the coding sequence ATGAAGAACATGAAAAAGCTGAAGTTCAGCAATTTAAAACTTGCTGCAAAAACTTCCATTACTACGGGAATGATACTGGCAGCAAGCCTGACATTGCTGATTGCAATCTCCGCGGTACAGGCGGGCATAGCAGTTTCAAAAGCAATTAACGGGGAATTTTCCGGGATATCCGCACAGAACGGCCTTATGGTACAGGCCGTAATCAATGATGCTTCCGGAACTGCCAGGAATTTACAGGATTACTTAAACCGTGCATATAACGACAGGGAGGCCATGGGCGATTGGAAAAGCACGGACCGGAAGAGCAAGTTATACAATGCACAACTAAAGGAAATCAATTATGCAATCGAAAACTATATCTTAAATTCCGCCTGGTCTACCGTGGGCAATAATCCCGATATCTACGGGATCGGTGCATTTTTTGAACCTGGCAAATTCGATCCTGCTGTAAAGGATTATTCCCTCTATGTGGACAAGACGGCTGCCGAAAATAAAACGGCTGTATCTCTTGGTGCATACAGCGAGTATTCCTCACAGGATTATTACCGTGTTGCCAGGGAAACAAAGGCTTCCTATATTACCGATCCATATACCTACGAAGGCGTTATGATGAGTACCATTACCTACCCTATTATGAAGGGGGATGAGGTGATCGGAGTGATTCTGGCGGATATTAATGTATCAAACTTTTCCAAGATAAAAACTTCAGACGCCAAATATCCTACCATGTACGTTAATATTTACACGGAAGGAAACACCGTCGCCTTTGACAGCAAATCCAGCGACAACATCGGGAAAAATCTGGCAGAGATGATCCCTGCTTCAGAGTATGAAAAAATCAAGGCCTTACAGCAGGAAAAAACAGATTTCCATATAGATACAAAAAGATCCGACGGCACCATAGAAACCAGACATTATTACCCCATTACCTGCGGCTCACAAACCTGGTGGGCTTCCAGCAGTCTGGAAAGGAAGGATCTCACCAAGGATGTGACGGAAATCATCGCATTGATGATCCTTCTTGCAGTCCTTGCCCTGATCTTTATTAATGTGGTTGTCATGACTTTCTTAAAAAAGACCCTCCGTCCTATTGACGGCGTTGTTTCCTCTGCTGCCAGCATTGCATCCGGTGATCTGGATATCCAGATGGAAGTTAAATCCGGAGATGAAATCGGGATTTTGTCAAAAACCTTTATGGACATGGCAGAAAACTTAAATTTTATCATTCAGGATATCAGTGATGTTCTGGGAGAAATGAGCAGAGGCAACTTTAAAGCAATGACCAAAAGCGACGAACGGTACACAGGCGCATACCGGTATATCCTGGATGCCATGAGGAATATCCGCCTTACCTTAAGCGGAACCCTTTCAGACATCGACCAGGCCTCGGGCCAGGTTTCCATCGGCGCTTCCCAGGTATCCGATGCTTCCCAGTCTCTCAGTCAGGGAGCAGCCGAGCAGGCCTCTTCCATTGAAGAGCTGTCCTCAGCTATTACTGAAGTTACGGAGAGGGTGAAGGAAAACGCAGCCAATGCTTTGGAAGCAAATACCTTGTCCATGGAAGCGTGCGAAGGCATGCTGACAAGTGACCAGAAGATGAAAGACATGATTCTGGCAATGAATGAGATCGCAGACACCTCCGGGGAAATCAGCAAGATCATAAAAACCATAGACGACATTGCATTCCAGACCAATATCCTGGCCCTGAATGCGGCAGTAGAAGCTGCAAGAGCCGGTTCCGCCGGAAAGGGCTTTGCAGTCGTAGCTGATGAAGTCCGCAATCTGGCTGGCAAATCTGCGGAAGCTGCCCAGAACACCACCGTTCTCATTGAAAATGCCATCTCAGCCATTGGAAAGGGAACAAAAATCGCAGGCGAAACAGCAGAGGCGCTGCGGCTCGTGGTGGAAAAATCAAATATTTCTTCCGTGAGAGTTGCAGAAATCGCGGAAGCCTCGGCCGCCCAGTCTGATGCCCTGACCCAGATCACCACCGGCATTGACCAGATATCAGCCGTTGTACAGACCACCTCCGCAACATCGGAGGAAAGTGCGGCAACCTCGGAGGAGCTGTCCGCCCAGGCCTTTCATTTAAAGGCCCTTGTAGGAAAATTTCAGCTGATGGATATGCCTTCCGCCGCCAGCCAGCCGCCGGCTGCATATGAGGCTCCTGTTCAGGAAGAAGCTGATCATAAGTATTGA